Proteins encoded within one genomic window of Streptomyces taklimakanensis:
- a CDS encoding aldehyde dehydrogenase family protein — protein MAEEAVTSSLFIGGAWTSASDGATREIINPYDQSVVRTVAEGGRTDAQAAVSAAREAFDGGEWPSWRARQRSELLHRVAEFLQRDRAEIARLETLDTGKTLTESGIDVDDVTEVFRYYANLAEADSGRLVDAGDPRVRSRVVYEPVGVCAMIAPWNYPLLQVSWKVAPALAAGNTMVIKPSEITPLTTIKMVELLQEAGAPAGVVNLVLGSGGTVGAALVESPQVDLVSFTGGLETGRTIMRSAADTVKRIALELGGKNPNIVFADAEFEAAIDYALTAVFFHAGQVCSAGTRLVVEDSLHDRFVDALVERAERIRLGNGMDEHTESGPLVSAEHRDKVESYVELGLREGARLVAGGKRPDDPELGDGFFYRPTVFVDCTRDMRIVQEETFGPILTVERFTEEEEAIELGNHTDYGLAGAVWTRDAGRAERVARRLRHGTVWINDFGPYLPQAEWGGFKRSGIGRELGYDGLAEYRQAKHIYENTAPEPQRWFAR, from the coding sequence ATGGCGGAGGAGGCTGTCACGTCCAGTTTGTTCATCGGTGGCGCATGGACCTCCGCGTCCGACGGTGCCACGCGCGAGATCATCAACCCCTACGACCAGTCCGTGGTGCGCACCGTGGCCGAGGGCGGGCGTACGGACGCACAGGCCGCCGTCAGCGCGGCCAGGGAGGCGTTCGACGGCGGTGAGTGGCCCTCCTGGCGGGCGCGGCAACGCTCCGAACTGCTGCACCGGGTGGCCGAGTTCCTCCAACGGGACCGGGCGGAGATCGCCCGCCTGGAGACCCTGGACACCGGCAAGACCCTCACCGAGAGCGGCATCGACGTCGATGACGTGACCGAGGTGTTCCGCTACTACGCCAATCTGGCCGAGGCCGATTCCGGTCGGCTGGTGGACGCGGGGGACCCACGCGTGCGCAGCCGCGTCGTCTACGAGCCCGTCGGCGTGTGCGCGATGATCGCGCCCTGGAACTATCCCCTCCTCCAGGTGTCGTGGAAGGTGGCCCCGGCGCTGGCCGCCGGGAACACCATGGTGATCAAACCCAGCGAGATCACTCCGCTGACGACGATCAAGATGGTGGAGCTGCTCCAGGAGGCAGGGGCGCCGGCGGGCGTGGTCAACCTGGTGCTCGGGTCGGGCGGAACGGTCGGCGCGGCCCTGGTGGAGAGCCCCCAGGTGGATCTGGTCTCCTTCACCGGCGGACTGGAGACGGGCCGTACGATCATGCGCTCGGCGGCCGACACGGTGAAGAGGATCGCCCTGGAGCTGGGCGGCAAGAACCCCAACATCGTCTTCGCCGACGCCGAGTTCGAGGCCGCGATCGACTACGCCCTGACCGCCGTCTTCTTCCACGCCGGCCAGGTGTGCTCCGCCGGCACCCGCCTCGTCGTCGAGGACTCCCTGCACGACCGGTTCGTCGACGCGCTGGTGGAGCGCGCCGAGCGGATCCGGCTCGGCAACGGGATGGACGAGCACACCGAGAGCGGCCCGCTGGTCTCCGCGGAGCACCGCGACAAGGTCGAGTCCTACGTGGAACTCGGTCTCCGGGAGGGCGCGAGGCTGGTCGCGGGCGGCAAGCGGCCGGACGACCCCGAACTGGGCGACGGCTTCTTCTACCGGCCGACGGTCTTCGTCGACTGCACGCGGGACATGCGGATCGTCCAGGAGGAGACGTTCGGTCCCATCCTGACGGTGGAGCGCTTCACCGAGGAGGAGGAGGCGATCGAGCTGGGCAACCACACCGACTACGGGCTCGCCGGGGCGGTGTGGACGCGGGACGCCGGGCGGGCCGAGCGGGTGGCGCGCCGGCTGCGGCACGGCACGGTGTGGATCAACGACTTCGGACCGTACCTGCCGCAGGCCGAGTGGGGCGGCTTCAAGCGCTCCGGCATCGGTCGGGAACTCGGGTACGACGGCCTCGCGGAGTACCGGCAGGCCAAGCACATCTACGAGAACACCGCCCCGGAGCCGCAGCGCTGGTTCGCGCGCTGA